One window of Candidatus Omnitrophota bacterium genomic DNA carries:
- the asnB gene encoding asparagine synthase (glutamine-hydrolyzing): protein MCGICGIYNYASDARASQAGIRSMMDSIAHRGPDGEGLYMDKSGVVGFGHRRLSIIDVESGTQPMSNEDGSVWITYNGEIYNFKELSDQLMTKGHRFRTRSDTEVLVHLYEEYGQDMLDTLNGIFAFAIWDGRNRRFLAARDHFGVKPFYYHDDGKSLRFGSEIKAILAYGDMERDVDLMALDMCLTFRYAPSPHTLLRNVRKLEPGECIICEKGKVRARRFSGRMPEINRGKRVEEWEAELSGVYGDATRRQMVSDVPIGISLSGGVDSGTILSAMARVSSGRVNAFTVGFEEGEKDNEIEAARALADMFGADFNSTIIKQKDYAELFARYMWHLEEPTGNESALAYYFVAELARGKVKVLLNGQGADEAFAGYPRHKGEKMSALFRPLGLLSTFPFGNEQMRRIFYSLPQADEAERFYRIYSIITDKMKGALYGPELRGVSVRGAARQFIYEWVRERATAGTGLEKMLYIDARTSLSDNLLLCEDKMSMACGIEARVPFLDREVMRVAETIPGRLKISSSGQKYIHKLACRGFLPEGTVHKRKIGFFNPMDKWLAGSMGELLTSYIDRKDSLTSRYLDPAGVKGCIEAHRRGSSDQKRILFLLLSLEKWYRIFILKEDKE, encoded by the coding sequence ATGTGCGGTATATGCGGAATATATAACTACGCGTCAGACGCCAGGGCGAGCCAGGCCGGTATCCGGTCCATGATGGACAGTATCGCGCACAGGGGTCCTGATGGAGAAGGCCTGTACATGGACAAGTCCGGGGTTGTAGGGTTCGGGCACAGGAGGCTCTCCATAATCGACGTCGAGAGCGGCACGCAGCCTATGTCCAACGAAGATGGCAGCGTATGGATAACATATAACGGGGAAATATATAATTTCAAGGAACTTTCCGACCAGCTCATGACAAAGGGGCACAGGTTCAGGACGCGTTCCGATACGGAAGTCCTTGTACATCTTTACGAGGAATACGGACAGGATATGCTTGATACGCTGAACGGTATATTCGCCTTCGCGATATGGGACGGGAGGAACCGAAGATTCCTTGCGGCAAGGGACCACTTCGGCGTTAAGCCGTTCTATTATCACGATGACGGTAAGAGCCTCCGGTTCGGGTCAGAGATAAAGGCGATCCTGGCGTACGGGGACATGGAGAGGGATGTGGACCTTATGGCGCTGGATATGTGCCTGACTTTCCGGTACGCGCCTTCTCCACATACTTTGCTCAGGAACGTCAGGAAGCTCGAGCCTGGCGAATGTATCATATGTGAGAAAGGAAAGGTCCGTGCCCGTAGGTTCTCGGGACGGATGCCGGAGATCAACAGAGGGAAAAGGGTCGAAGAGTGGGAAGCGGAGCTTTCCGGGGTTTATGGGGACGCGACACGCCGTCAGATGGTCAGCGATGTCCCTATAGGGATATCGCTTTCGGGCGGGGTGGATTCAGGCACCATACTTTCGGCAATGGCGCGGGTTTCCTCCGGCCGGGTGAACGCTTTTACCGTAGGGTTCGAGGAGGGGGAGAAGGATAATGAGATAGAAGCGGCGAGGGCCCTTGCCGATATGTTCGGAGCTGATTTCAACTCGACCATCATCAAACAGAAGGATTACGCGGAGCTTTTCGCCAGGTATATGTGGCATCTGGAAGAGCCTACCGGGAATGAGTCGGCCCTGGCGTATTATTTCGTAGCGGAACTGGCCAGAGGCAAAGTTAAAGTACTTTTGAACGGGCAGGGAGCGGATGAGGCCTTTGCCGGATATCCCCGGCACAAAGGGGAGAAGATGTCGGCGCTATTCAGGCCGCTCGGGCTTCTTTCCACGTTCCCGTTCGGCAACGAGCAGATGAGGAGGATATTCTATTCACTTCCCCAGGCTGACGAGGCGGAAAGGTTCTACAGGATATATTCGATAATCACGGACAAGATGAAAGGGGCGCTTTACGGGCCGGAGCTCCGGGGGGTATCGGTTCGCGGCGCGGCACGCCAGTTCATTTATGAATGGGTCAGGGAGCGCGCCACAGCCGGTACTGGTCTCGAGAAGATGCTCTACATTGACGCGAGGACTTCCCTTTCGGATAACCTGCTCCTTTGTGAGGACAAAATGTCCATGGCCTGCGGGATAGAGGCTCGGGTCCCTTTCCTGGACCGCGAGGTCATGCGGGTAGCCGAGACCATCCCGGGCAGGCTCAAGATCTCTTCGTCCGGCCAGAAGTATATACATAAACTGGCATGCCGGGGGTTCCTTCCGGAAGGAACGGTTCACAAGAGGAAGATAGGCTTTTTCAATCCTATGGATAAATGGCTTGCCGGCAGCATGGGGGAACTCCTGACGTCCTACATAGACCGGAAAGATTCTCTTACATCAAGATATCTTGATCCTGCCGGGGTGAAGGGCTGTATAGAAGCCCATCGCCGGGGGAGCTCCGACCAGAAGCGCATACTTTTCCTGCTTTTGTCACTGGAAAAATGGTACCGCATATTCATACTTAAGGAGGATAAAGAGTGA
- a CDS encoding radical SAM protein, with protein GTHNFDFVDDTLTLEKERLLGLCDLIISRGLRINWICNARVNGFDDDMALKLKEAGCRNVCFGVESGDPEVWKTVNKAVTREEILSAHRAARRAGLIVTSFFMVGNVGESRESIDKTIKFMNEIETDYPTCSIATPYPGTEMYRMGQANGWIRVREWDEYVTTPHVKMDYRPVWTNGIMSEKEILDAYYLVNSRIISKKLVTRYGRLYYLNPRFYKNEIVRRIRSAGFKNVFALMGRILRRKG; from the coding sequence GGCACCCATAATTTTGATTTTGTCGACGATACGCTTACGCTCGAGAAAGAACGCCTGCTCGGGCTCTGTGACCTGATCATATCCCGCGGGCTCAGGATAAACTGGATCTGCAACGCGCGTGTCAACGGTTTTGACGATGATATGGCCCTGAAACTGAAGGAGGCCGGATGCCGGAACGTGTGTTTCGGCGTGGAGTCGGGGGATCCCGAGGTCTGGAAGACGGTCAACAAAGCCGTTACCCGCGAAGAAATACTTTCCGCCCATCGCGCGGCCCGCCGGGCGGGCCTTATCGTTACTTCATTCTTTATGGTGGGTAACGTGGGTGAGAGCCGTGAAAGCATCGATAAGACCATAAAGTTCATGAACGAGATAGAGACGGATTATCCCACATGTTCGATCGCCACACCATATCCGGGCACGGAAATGTACCGTATGGGACAGGCTAACGGATGGATCAGGGTGAGAGAGTGGGACGAATATGTCACCACGCCGCATGTTAAGATGGACTATCGGCCTGTCTGGACCAACGGTATCATGAGCGAGAAAGAGATACTTGACGCCTACTATCTTGTCAATTCCCGGATCATTTCCAAAAAACTGGTCACGAGGTACGGCAGGTTGTATTATCTTAACCCGAGGTTCTATAAGAACGAGATCGTCCGCAGGATAAGAAGCGCGGGATTTAAAAACGTATTCGCGCTGATGGGAAGGATCCTCCGGAGAAAAGGGTGA